In Chroococcidiopsis sp. TS-821, the following are encoded in one genomic region:
- a CDS encoding iron ABC transporter permease: MTTQTGIARFIVSPQRFLNRWFGKYDFSFVFWIGFILILLLLIGLPSYWLVLRSLMQVNEGGFTLSNYVEVLTNPRFREAALNSLILATGTGVLSILIGVPLAWATTRTNMPLRGLVRILLLGAFSMPTFLGGIAWILLAAPTSGWLNRVFVELTGTEKGPLDVYTMLGAIFVVGIYSFQYVFLMVSSALEFVSSELEDAATVLGAGTFATTFRITLPLVLPAIISGFILSFLEAIALFGSPTLILIPARINIVTTEIWQQFQYPSNVELASAFSICLVVLTAALLLLQRRLLARKGYTTLTGKAGRKRLIDLGYWKWIFLAFCFLVATLSLFLPVYVLLRTALSKSWGRPLDASNLTLAWFEDVLFKQPFTSVAIQNTLIYAAGAATFAMLVGIAIAYIVNRKLVRFYQVLGFLPMLPLAIPGIVIAVGIFSAYSRPPLVLYGSAAILIVAFTTRFLPIAFSNAGNIFTSINPELELAARNLGATQATTVHKITVPLVQRGLISGWLLVFILSVRELSCAILLYTNNTQVISTALFQLVTEGSYERVAALGIVMLAIIFTTIGIAYKFLGRDFMLEKG; encoded by the coding sequence TTGACGACTCAAACTGGTATCGCAAGATTCATTGTTAGCCCGCAGCGGTTCTTAAATCGTTGGTTTGGGAAATATGACTTTTCTTTCGTTTTTTGGATTGGATTTATTCTAATTTTGCTATTGCTGATTGGTTTACCAAGTTATTGGTTAGTCTTGCGTAGCTTAATGCAAGTCAATGAAGGTGGGTTTACTCTCAGCAATTACGTTGAAGTTTTGACAAACCCGCGCTTTCGCGAGGCAGCGCTTAACTCGTTGATACTAGCAACAGGAACAGGAGTTCTCAGTATTTTGATTGGAGTTCCTCTCGCTTGGGCGACGACTCGGACAAATATGCCGTTACGAGGACTTGTGCGGATTTTGTTGTTGGGGGCATTTTCGATGCCTACCTTTTTGGGTGGAATTGCGTGGATTCTGCTTGCTGCACCAACATCAGGTTGGCTGAATCGGGTTTTTGTTGAATTGACTGGCACAGAAAAAGGACCGCTCGATGTTTATACAATGTTGGGCGCAATCTTTGTAGTGGGAATCTACAGCTTTCAATATGTATTTTTGATGGTGAGTTCGGCGCTGGAGTTTGTCTCCTCAGAATTAGAGGATGCGGCGACAGTCTTAGGCGCAGGCACATTTGCAACAACATTTCGCATTACTTTACCACTCGTATTACCGGCAATTATTTCCGGCTTCATTTTGTCCTTTTTAGAAGCGATCGCACTGTTTGGTTCTCCTACCTTAATACTGATTCCAGCGCGAATTAATATCGTAACAACCGAAATCTGGCAGCAGTTTCAGTATCCTTCTAACGTTGAACTAGCTTCTGCTTTTTCGATATGTTTGGTTGTTCTCACCGCAGCGTTGCTGTTATTGCAACGTCGTCTGCTAGCGCGCAAGGGCTACACTACGCTAACGGGAAAAGCTGGACGAAAACGCCTTATTGATTTGGGATACTGGAAATGGATTTTTCTAGCTTTCTGCTTCCTTGTTGCGACGCTATCGCTGTTTTTGCCAGTTTACGTTCTATTACGTACAGCGCTATCAAAGTCTTGGGGACGCCCGCTGGATGCTTCTAACTTGACACTTGCCTGGTTTGAAGACGTATTGTTCAAGCAGCCTTTTACTTCAGTCGCGATTCAAAATACGCTCATTTATGCTGCTGGTGCAGCGACGTTTGCGATGTTAGTTGGAATTGCGATCGCTTACATCGTTAATCGCAAACTGGTACGGTTTTATCAGGTATTAGGCTTTCTTCCCATGCTACCTTTAGCAATTCCTGGAATTGTAATTGCTGTGGGAATTTTTTCGGCTTACTCGCGTCCACCTCTTGTACTGTACGGCTCAGCAGCAATTTTGATTGTTGCTTTTACAACGCGATTTTTACCGATCGCTTTTTCTAATGCTGGTAACATTTTCACGAGCATCAATCCTGAGTTGGAACTCGCGGCGCGTAACCTGGGCGCAACGCAGGCGACAACAGTCCACAAAATTACTGTGCCTTTGGTACAGCGCGGCTTAATCAGCGGCTGGCTGCTTGTATTTATCTTGTCGGTACGCGAACTTAGTTGTGCGATTTTACTCTATACGAATAACACGCAAGTCATTTCCACTGCCCTGTTTCAATTGGTAACAGAAGGCAGCTACGAACGCGTAGCCGCATTAGGAATCGTGATGCTAGCAATTATCTTCACCACAATAGGTATTGCTTACAAGTTCCTAGGACGCGATTTCATGCTGGAAAAAGGCTAA